A single window of Thalassomonas viridans DNA harbors:
- the galU gene encoding UTP--glucose-1-phosphate uridylyltransferase GalU, whose amino-acid sequence MSEKITKAVIPVAGLGTRMLPATKAIPKEMLPIVDKPLIQYIVNECVDAGIKEIVLVTHSSKNAIENHFDKSFELETTLENRVKRQLLDEIQAICPRDVTIMHVRQGEAKGLGHAVLKARPLVGNEPFVVVLPDVILDDASANLKTENLTAMLSRYNESGFSQIMVEPVPKELVSNYGVADCEGHELAPGESKIMTAIVEKPAVEDAPSNLAVVGRYVLSAQIWDLLALTLPGAGDEIQLTDAIASLMNVEVVEAFHMTGKSHDCGSKLGYMLANVEYALRHPELAHGFKDFLKKLKL is encoded by the coding sequence ATGTCTGAAAAAATCACTAAAGCGGTTATCCCGGTTGCCGGGTTAGGTACGCGTATGTTGCCGGCGACTAAGGCCATCCCGAAAGAGATGTTGCCCATCGTCGATAAACCCTTGATCCAGTATATAGTCAATGAATGTGTCGATGCCGGCATTAAAGAAATTGTCCTGGTCACCCATTCGTCAAAAAATGCCATTGAAAACCATTTTGACAAATCGTTCGAGTTGGAGACCACCCTGGAAAACCGGGTGAAGCGCCAGCTGCTGGATGAAATCCAGGCCATTTGCCCCAGGGACGTCACTATTATGCATGTCCGCCAGGGAGAAGCCAAAGGGCTGGGGCATGCGGTGTTAAAAGCGCGTCCTTTAGTGGGCAACGAACCTTTTGTGGTGGTGCTGCCGGATGTGATCCTCGATGATGCCAGCGCCAATTTAAAAACCGAGAATTTAACCGCCATGTTGTCCCGCTATAACGAGTCGGGTTTCAGCCAGATCATGGTAGAACCTGTGCCTAAAGAGCTGGTGAGCAATTACGGGGTGGCAGATTGTGAAGGGCATGAGTTAGCCCCGGGCGAGTCAAAAATCATGACGGCCATAGTGGAAAAACCCGCCGTTGAAGATGCGCCTTCCAACCTGGCGGTGGTGGGCCGTTATGTGTTATCGGCGCAGATCTGGGACTTGCTGGCATTGACCCTGCCGGGGGCCGGCGATGAAATTCAGTTGACGGATGCCATCGCCAGCCTGATGAATGTCGAGGTGGTCGAGGCTTTCCATATGACGGGAAAATCTCATGATTGCGGTTCCAAGCTCGGTTATATGCTGGCCAATGTCGAATATGCGCTGCGTCATCCCGAGCTGGCGCACGGTTTTAAAGATTTCCTGAAAAAGCTTAAGCTGTAA